In a single window of the Thermovirga sp. genome:
- a CDS encoding UvrD-helicase domain-containing protein — translation MERTTEIFTRYLEKKACLESGQTRAIMRDGPLVVVSAGAGTGKTLTLSWRFVRLVAVDRVPLDRILTITFT, via the coding sequence ATGGAAAGGACGACTGAAATCTTCACCAGGTACCTCGAGAAAAAAGCCTGTCTTGAATCGGGGCAGACCAGGGCCATCATGCGCGACGGGCCCCTGGTGGTCGTCAGTGCCGGTGCCGGTACGGGAAAGACGCTGACCCTTTCCTGGAGGTTCGTCCGCCTGGTGGCCGTGGACAGGGTGCCCCTGGACCGGATACTGACCATAACCTTCACCGA